One window of the Pyrus communis chromosome 17, drPyrComm1.1, whole genome shotgun sequence genome contains the following:
- the LOC137723742 gene encoding uncharacterized protein, translating to MQRSKSASRVSPEDLLLASSPQSSTFKPTTNDDSDHHQHEHLHLPTYDPRSHVAKRERRRVRSAENAIHLIPVLLVLCAIILWFFSNRE from the exons ATGCAGAGATCCAAAAGTGCTTCCAGAGTCTCCCCAGAGGACTTGCTTCTGGCCTCCTCCCCCCAATCTTCAACCTTCAAACCAACCACAAACGACGACTCAGATCACCACCAGCACGAGCATCTGCATCTCCCCACCTACGATCCCCGCTCTCATGTGGCAAAGAGAGAACGGCGTCGTGTCAGGTCCGCAGAGAACGCCATCCACTTGATACCTGTCCTGCTAGTCCTCTGCGCCATCATCCTCTGGTTCTTTTCCAATCGAG AATGA